A part of Deinococcus aerolatus genomic DNA contains:
- a CDS encoding monovalent cation/H+ antiporter complex subunit F, producing MIINLALGIVTLSVLLVTVRVLRGPSWGDRIMAFDFLSVNLVVLIALIAVKFRLIVMLDAALVLSLLGFLSTVALTRYLLLGRVMK from the coding sequence ATGATCATCAATCTGGCCCTGGGCATCGTCACGCTGTCGGTCCTGCTGGTCACGGTGCGCGTGCTGCGCGGCCCCAGCTGGGGGGACCGGATCATGGCCTTCGATTTTCTGAGCGTCAATCTGGTGGTGCTGATCGCCCTGATCGCCGTCAAGTTCCGCCTGATCGTCATGCTGGACGCCGCGCTGGTGCTGAGTCTGCTGGGGTTTCTCAGCACCGTGGCCCTGACGCGCTACCTGCTGCTGGGCCGGGTGATGAAGTGA
- a CDS encoding proton-conducting transporter transmembrane domain-containing protein — MNGVLLSALPLAPILTPLGLGLLLLLPMRRGWRVSLALASALLTLVFALLLMNATLGSVLVSELGGWKAPFGIVMAADRLGSFMSTLAAVCGVFTVWLMAAQPDPVRERHHSFALTSFLFAGVQLSFLTGDLFNLFVAFEVMLVASYALTVLGSTREQLREGFRYIVMNLSASALLVVACGLTYGTLGTLNFAHLAQRSAALGPNTTVTAVGVLLLIVFAAKGALFPLGFWLPGTYPAVPPATGAFFAAVLTKVGLYALIRVFTTVFNQDPELPNTLLLMLGAVTMLYGALGAVSQREWRRILSFTVVGSVGYLAFGLGLNSPDALRASLAYLAVSVVVTLAMFLIAAVAERASGTRLVRARGFIEFLPLLAACFLLCALTVAGLPPSAGFVAKFDLVRAGLEGGTTLAYVATASALLSSLITLYALLRVWSGFFWGRHPVSEPVRRVRWPERLPAYLASALVAALALFAGPLLGYARGTADELGSNGHYILGVLGDQPLNLPDRPKGDEVQEPEDGP, encoded by the coding sequence GTGAACGGCGTGTTGCTCTCGGCGCTGCCTCTCGCGCCGATCCTGACGCCGCTGGGGCTGGGGCTGCTGCTGCTGCTGCCGATGCGGCGCGGCTGGCGCGTGTCGCTGGCGCTGGCTTCGGCCCTGCTCACGCTGGTCTTCGCGCTGCTGCTGATGAACGCGACGCTGGGCAGCGTGCTGGTCAGCGAACTGGGCGGCTGGAAGGCCCCCTTCGGCATCGTGATGGCGGCGGACCGGCTGGGGTCTTTCATGAGCACGCTGGCCGCCGTGTGCGGCGTGTTCACCGTCTGGCTGATGGCCGCGCAGCCGGACCCGGTGCGCGAGCGGCACCACTCGTTTGCCCTGACCTCGTTCCTGTTCGCGGGGGTGCAGCTGTCCTTTTTGACGGGGGACCTGTTCAACCTGTTCGTCGCCTTCGAGGTCATGCTGGTGGCCAGCTACGCCCTCACCGTGCTGGGGTCCACCCGCGAACAGCTGCGCGAGGGTTTCCGCTACATCGTGATGAATCTGTCGGCCTCGGCGCTGCTGGTGGTGGCCTGCGGGCTGACCTACGGCACGCTGGGGACGCTGAATTTCGCGCATCTGGCACAGCGCAGCGCGGCGCTGGGGCCAAACACCACCGTGACCGCCGTGGGCGTGCTGCTGCTGATCGTGTTCGCGGCCAAGGGCGCGCTGTTTCCGCTGGGGTTCTGGCTGCCCGGCACCTATCCGGCGGTTCCCCCGGCCACCGGCGCGTTCTTCGCAGCGGTGCTGACCAAGGTGGGGCTGTACGCCCTGATCCGGGTGTTCACCACCGTCTTCAACCAGGATCCGGAACTGCCCAACACGCTGCTGTTGATGCTGGGCGCCGTGACCATGCTGTACGGGGCGCTGGGGGCGGTCAGCCAGCGCGAGTGGCGGCGCATCCTGTCATTCACGGTGGTGGGGTCGGTGGGATACCTGGCCTTCGGGTTGGGGCTGAACTCGCCGGACGCCCTGCGGGCCAGCCTGGCGTACCTGGCGGTCAGCGTGGTGGTGACCCTGGCGATGTTCCTGATCGCCGCCGTCGCGGAGCGGGCCAGCGGCACCCGGCTGGTGCGGGCACGCGGCTTTATCGAGTTTCTGCCGCTGCTGGCCGCGTGCTTTCTGCTGTGTGCCCTGACCGTGGCGGGGTTGCCGCCCAGCGCGGGCTTCGTCGCCAAGTTCGATCTGGTCCGCGCCGGGCTGGAGGGCGGCACCACGCTGGCCTACGTCGCCACCGCCAGCGCCCTGCTGAGCAGCCTGATCACGCTGTACGCGTTGCTGCGGGTCTGGAGCGGCTTTTTCTGGGGGCGTCATCCGGTCAGCGAGCCTGTGCGGCGGGTCCGCTGGCCGGAACGTTTGCCCGCCTACCTGGCCTCGGCGCTGGTGGCCGCGCTGGCGCTGTTTGCCGGGCCGCTGCTGGGCTACGCACGCGGCACCGCCGATGAACTGGGCAGCAACGGCCATTACATTCTGGGCGTGCTGGGCGACCAGCCCCTGAACCTGCCGGACCGCCCCAAGGGTGACGAGGTCCAGGAGCCGGAGGACGGACCATGA
- a CDS encoding 3-deoxy-7-phosphoheptulonate synthase — protein sequence MPQLPHPEVPSALSSPETHTPPKSRTENLNVSSFTPLPTPRELKTALPLMPGAERTVVAGRQAAQAILRGEDHRLLVVVGPCSVHDSGAALEYARRLAALRERVADTLEVQMRVYVDKPRTTVGWRGFLMDPDMTGENDVGRGLALTRRLMLDVGELGLPVATELLDPFAPQYLFDAVAWACLGARTTESQTHRVMASAVSAPMGFKNGTGGGLKLAVDAMVAAAHPHVFFTVDDDGRACIVQTQGNPNGHLILRGGKNGPNYAPQFVREAADLIAAAGLPPAVMVDCSHANSGSDYQRQGLIWRDVVQQRIGGQHAIRGLMLESNLEAGKQGVPADRADLKYGVSVTDACVGWAETEALLLDADAALRGQQIG from the coding sequence ATGCCCCAATTGCCCCATCCTGAAGTGCCCAGCGCTCTGTCCAGCCCCGAAACGCACACGCCCCCAAAGAGCCGCACCGAGAACCTGAACGTCTCCAGCTTCACGCCGCTGCCCACGCCGCGCGAACTCAAGACCGCGCTGCCGCTGATGCCGGGGGCCGAGCGCACCGTGGTGGCGGGCCGTCAGGCCGCGCAGGCGATCCTGCGCGGCGAGGACCACCGCCTGCTGGTGGTGGTGGGACCGTGCAGCGTCCACGACTCGGGGGCGGCGCTGGAATACGCGCGCCGTCTGGCCGCGCTGCGGGAACGGGTGGCCGACACGCTGGAAGTGCAGATGCGCGTGTACGTAGACAAGCCGCGCACGACGGTGGGCTGGCGCGGCTTTCTGATGGACCCCGACATGACCGGCGAGAACGACGTGGGCCGCGGGCTGGCCCTGACCCGCCGCCTGATGCTGGACGTGGGCGAACTGGGGCTGCCGGTCGCCACCGAGTTGCTGGACCCTTTCGCGCCGCAGTACCTGTTCGACGCGGTGGCCTGGGCCTGCCTGGGGGCACGCACCACCGAGTCGCAGACCCACCGGGTCATGGCCAGCGCGGTCAGCGCTCCGATGGGCTTCAAGAACGGCACCGGCGGCGGCCTGAAGCTGGCGGTGGACGCGATGGTGGCCGCCGCACACCCGCACGTCTTTTTCACGGTGGACGACGACGGGCGGGCCTGCATCGTGCAGACGCAGGGCAACCCCAACGGGCACCTCATCCTGCGCGGCGGCAAGAACGGGCCGAACTACGCGCCGCAGTTCGTCAGGGAGGCGGCGGACCTGATCGCGGCGGCGGGCCTGCCCCCGGCGGTGATGGTGGACTGCTCCCACGCCAACAGCGGCAGCGATTACCAGCGGCAGGGGCTGATCTGGCGGGACGTGGTCCAGCAGCGCATCGGCGGCCAGCACGCGATTCGCGGCCTGATGCTGGAAAGCAACCTGGAGGCGGGCAAGCAGGGCGTGCCGGCCGACCGGGCTGATCTGAAGTACGGCGTGAGCGTCACCGACGCCTGCGTGGGCTGGGCCGAGACCGAGGCGCTGCTGCTGGACGCGGACGCGGCATTGCGCGGCCAGCAGATTGGCTGA
- a CDS encoding MnhB domain-containing protein produces MSPRRVPKKAPKAEPGPGDLLINDPILKTISRAAFALVILFALLLLWRGHNAPGGGFIAGLMTVGALILHRIANGDSALRADPTKVIPWGLALSLTTGLVPYLLGGPFLKSDYGYITTALTGEFEWATALLFDLGVFLVVVGVGLSLAYDLIEVQPTERVEGDG; encoded by the coding sequence ATGAGTCCCCGGCGCGTGCCGAAGAAGGCGCCGAAGGCAGAGCCGGGGCCGGGCGATCTGCTGATCAACGATCCAATCCTCAAGACCATCAGCCGCGCCGCCTTCGCGCTGGTGATCCTGTTCGCGCTGCTGCTGTTGTGGCGCGGGCACAACGCCCCCGGCGGGGGCTTCATCGCGGGCCTGATGACCGTGGGTGCCCTGATCCTGCACCGCATCGCCAACGGCGACAGCGCCCTGCGGGCCGATCCCACGAAGGTCATTCCCTGGGGGCTGGCCCTGTCGCTGACGACCGGGCTGGTGCCGTATCTGCTGGGCGGCCCCTTCCTGAAGTCCGACTACGGCTACATCACCACCGCCCTGACCGGCGAGTTCGAGTGGGCCACGGCCCTGCTGTTCGATCTGGGCGTGTTTCTGGTGGTGGTGGGCGTGGGGCTCTCGCTGGCCTACGACCTGATCGAGGTGCAGCCCACCGAACGGGTGGAGGGGGACGGATGA
- the cdd gene encoding cytidine deaminase, which produces MAKTDGDPNALGLAPDPHLLAAAKAAFGRAYAPYSKFHVGAALRTPDGQVFSGANVENASYGLGRCAEQSAVQAMATAGARTFTDLVVYAESSPPASPCGACRQVLYEFAPDARVVCVNAGGEIVSGLVRDFLPHGFRLEERDDGHGVGTQ; this is translated from the coding sequence ATGGCAAAGACTGATGGAGACCCCAACGCCCTGGGCCTTGCCCCGGACCCGCACCTGCTGGCCGCCGCGAAAGCTGCCTTTGGCCGGGCCTACGCCCCCTACAGCAAATTTCATGTCGGCGCGGCCCTGAGAACCCCCGACGGACAGGTCTTCAGCGGCGCCAACGTGGAGAACGCCAGCTACGGCCTGGGCCGCTGCGCCGAGCAGTCGGCGGTGCAGGCCATGGCCACGGCGGGGGCGCGGACCTTCACGGATCTGGTGGTCTACGCCGAGTCCAGCCCGCCCGCCAGCCCCTGCGGCGCGTGCCGTCAGGTGCTGTACGAGTTCGCCCCCGACGCCCGCGTGGTCTGTGTCAATGCCGGAGGCGAGATCGTGAGCGGCTTGGTGCGCGACTTTCTGCCGCACGGCTTCCGGCTGGAGGAACGCGACGACGGGCACGGGGTGGGAACGCAGTAG
- a CDS encoding Na+/H+ antiporter subunit E, whose translation MRGLSLNILLAIVWTLFVGEFSLRELAIGVLLGFAILSIFPLSLGTGGYVRRTLAVVRFALFFIRELTAANVQVALFALRPHPPLHPMIIAYPLRLRGDNGQTLLAATITLMPGSVAMGFNPERTVLYAHTIGMGSVREARASLKKVEDALLPLYGQSAELQEDTA comes from the coding sequence ATGAGAGGCCTGTCGCTCAATATCCTGCTGGCCATCGTGTGGACGCTGTTCGTGGGGGAATTCAGCCTGCGTGAGCTGGCCATCGGCGTGCTGCTGGGCTTCGCCATCCTGAGTATCTTTCCGCTGTCGCTGGGCACGGGCGGGTACGTGCGGCGCACCCTGGCGGTGGTCCGTTTCGCGCTGTTCTTCATCCGCGAGCTGACGGCGGCGAACGTGCAGGTGGCGCTGTTTGCCCTGCGCCCGCATCCGCCGCTGCACCCCATGATCATCGCCTACCCGCTGCGCCTGCGCGGCGACAACGGGCAGACGCTCCTGGCCGCCACCATCACGCTGATGCCCGGCTCGGTGGCGATGGGCTTCAACCCCGAGCGGACCGTGCTGTATGCCCACACCATCGGTATGGGCAGCGTGCGCGAGGCGCGGGCCAGTCTCAAGAAGGTGGAAGACGCCCTGCTGCCGCTGTACGGCCAGAGCGCCGAACTTCAGGAGGACACCGCATGA
- the mbhE gene encoding hydrogen gas-evolving membrane-bound hydrogenase subunit E has protein sequence MTLAVLLPFVMAAVCGLLAGTLGRRSGYLAALGFVPALLLAVPLAGNSVEVGSTPQTQLTNWVPELGLNFVFRGDGFSLLFAVLIGVIGALASLYSVAYLSERERFGRFYPYLLLFGGSMLGLVLSDNLVALFAFWEMTSVTSFLLIGLWHTRSEARDGAIKAFLVSALGGLGLLAAVALLSVAGGSTNLSELDLAAVRASPMFVPALLLTLLAAFTKSAQLPFHLWLPTAMEAPTPVSAFLHSATMVKAGVVLVAKFGLIFGGSALWGGIIVPLGLATMFWGSWRALKQTDLKALLAFSTVSQLGLLMALYGLADPEGRFAATTHLLNHAAFKAALFFVVGIIDHETGTRETFRLSGLRRKLPLTFVVALLATLSMAGLPPLGGFISKELFYEAMLHAGPGFIAVAVIGSALTLAYCARLIRIFFGGFEVPLDDGGQPLKPAIHEAGPGLLLPPALLAGAALLFGVWPASAEWLARRAGAALAFAEYDGHLLLWHGVTPALLLTVLTWGLAALLVWQAARVYFFQVHLESPLSSNRGYRALLGGLDTFSSRLIAGTQGLALPDQLRITLAAAGLMGGYAVWRAPQVFQPFEALPLSTLPIAVLLVAGALGVLLSRNRLTAVVLTGLTGFGSAVAFLSMRAPDLALTQLLIEAVTVILFLLVFRYLPGFRSLPRGRVRQVIDVGLAGAAGIGTTLLILASIRFLSPPISPYYLENAYKAGGGKNVVNVILVDFRGFDTLGEIMVVAMVALAVGSLVRLGRRGEARSERDTAPATQDLLDLQKRRP, from the coding sequence GTGACCCTCGCCGTCCTCCTGCCATTTGTGATGGCCGCCGTGTGTGGCCTGCTGGCCGGCACCCTGGGCCGCCGCAGCGGGTATCTGGCGGCCCTGGGTTTCGTCCCGGCGCTGCTGCTGGCCGTGCCGCTGGCCGGAAACAGCGTGGAAGTCGGCAGTACCCCGCAGACCCAGCTCACGAACTGGGTGCCGGAACTGGGCCTGAATTTCGTCTTCCGGGGCGACGGCTTCTCGCTGCTGTTCGCGGTCCTGATCGGCGTGATCGGGGCGCTGGCCTCGCTGTACTCGGTGGCGTACCTGTCGGAACGCGAGCGCTTCGGGCGCTTCTACCCGTACCTGCTGCTGTTCGGCGGCTCCATGCTGGGGCTGGTTCTCAGCGACAACCTCGTGGCGCTGTTCGCCTTCTGGGAGATGACCAGCGTGACCAGTTTCCTGCTGATCGGGTTGTGGCACACCCGCAGCGAGGCGCGTGACGGTGCCATCAAGGCGTTTCTGGTCAGCGCGCTGGGGGGCCTGGGCCTGCTGGCGGCGGTGGCGCTGCTGTCGGTGGCCGGGGGCAGCACCAACCTGTCCGAACTGGACCTGGCGGCGGTGCGGGCCTCGCCGATGTTCGTGCCGGCGCTGCTGCTCACGCTGCTGGCGGCGTTTACCAAGAGCGCGCAGCTGCCGTTTCACCTGTGGCTGCCCACCGCGATGGAAGCGCCCACCCCGGTCTCCGCCTTTCTGCACTCGGCCACGATGGTCAAGGCGGGCGTGGTGCTGGTGGCCAAGTTTGGCCTGATCTTCGGCGGCAGCGCGCTTTGGGGCGGGATCATCGTGCCGCTGGGGCTGGCGACGATGTTCTGGGGCTCGTGGCGGGCGCTGAAGCAGACGGACCTCAAGGCGCTGCTGGCCTTTTCCACGGTGTCGCAGCTGGGGCTGCTGATGGCGCTGTACGGGCTGGCCGACCCGGAAGGACGCTTTGCCGCCACCACCCACCTGCTGAACCACGCGGCCTTCAAGGCAGCGCTGTTTTTCGTGGTGGGCATCATCGACCATGAGACCGGCACGCGCGAGACCTTCCGGCTGTCGGGGCTGCGGCGCAAACTGCCGCTGACCTTCGTGGTGGCCCTGCTTGCCACCCTGAGCATGGCCGGGCTACCGCCGCTGGGCGGCTTTATCTCCAAGGAACTGTTCTACGAGGCAATGCTGCACGCCGGGCCGGGCTTTATCGCGGTGGCCGTGATCGGCAGTGCCCTCACGCTGGCGTACTGCGCGCGGCTGATCCGCATCTTCTTCGGCGGGTTCGAGGTTCCGCTGGACGATGGCGGCCAGCCCCTGAAACCCGCCATTCACGAGGCGGGCCCCGGCCTGCTGCTGCCGCCCGCGCTGCTGGCCGGGGCGGCGCTGCTGTTCGGGGTGTGGCCCGCCAGCGCCGAGTGGCTGGCCCGCCGGGCCGGGGCGGCGCTGGCGTTTGCGGAGTATGACGGCCACCTGTTGCTGTGGCACGGCGTGACTCCGGCCCTGCTGCTGACCGTGCTGACCTGGGGGCTGGCCGCGCTGCTGGTGTGGCAGGCGGCGCGGGTGTACTTTTTCCAGGTGCATCTGGAGTCCCCCCTGAGTTCCAACCGCGGTTACCGGGCGCTGCTGGGCGGGCTGGACACCTTCTCCTCGCGCCTGATCGCAGGCACGCAGGGGCTAGCGCTGCCGGACCAGCTTCGCATCACGCTGGCCGCCGCCGGGCTGATGGGCGGCTACGCGGTATGGCGGGCGCCGCAGGTGTTTCAGCCGTTCGAGGCCTTGCCCCTCAGCACCCTGCCTATCGCCGTGTTGCTGGTGGCCGGCGCGCTGGGGGTGCTGCTGTCGCGCAACCGCCTGACCGCTGTGGTCCTGACCGGCCTGACCGGTTTCGGCAGCGCCGTCGCCTTTCTGTCGATGCGTGCCCCGGACCTGGCGCTGACCCAGCTGCTGATCGAGGCGGTCACGGTGATCCTGTTTCTGCTGGTCTTCCGTTACCTGCCGGGCTTTCGCAGCCTGCCGCGTGGCCGGGTGCGGCAGGTGATTGACGTGGGGCTGGCCGGGGCGGCGGGCATTGGAACCACGCTGCTGATTCTGGCCAGCATCCGCTTCCTGTCGCCGCCGATCTCGCCGTACTACCTGGAAAACGCCTACAAGGCGGGCGGTGGCAAGAACGTGGTGAACGTGATTCTGGTGGACTTCCGGGGCTTCGACACGCTGGGCGAGATCATGGTGGTGGCAATGGTGGCGCTGGCAGTGGGCAGCTTGGTGCGCCTGGGCCGCCGGGGCGAGGCCCGCAGCGAGAGGGACACGGCCCCGGCCACCCAGGACCTGCTGGACCTTCAGAAGAGGCGGCCATGA
- the mnhG gene encoding monovalent cation/H(+) antiporter subunit G produces the protein MSDFDAARDIPILLGAFFVLTAAIGLVRFPDLYSRLHASSKLITLGSAGIFIGVSLEFAQTEALSRLAAVLLFQFLTTPLSAYLIAQAAYLRGLEPLLEGPDEWNALGKAALLDRRLEETGER, from the coding sequence ATGAGCGATTTCGACGCGGCCCGTGACATCCCCATTCTGCTGGGGGCCTTTTTCGTGCTGACGGCGGCCATCGGGCTGGTGCGCTTTCCAGACCTGTATTCGCGGCTGCACGCCAGCAGCAAGCTGATCACGCTGGGATCGGCAGGCATCTTCATCGGCGTGAGTCTGGAATTCGCCCAGACCGAGGCCCTTTCAAGGCTGGCGGCGGTGCTGCTGTTTCAGTTCCTGACCACGCCCCTGAGCGCCTACCTGATCGCGCAGGCCGCCTACCTGCGCGGGCTGGAGCCGCTGCTGGAAGGCCCGGACGAGTGGAACGCGCTGGGCAAGGCGGCGCTGCTGGACCGGCGGCTGGAGGAGACGGGGGAGCGCTAG
- a CDS encoding Na+/H+ antiporter subunit C, with protein sequence METLFAVLIGLLVSAGVFLLLSRTIIRVVLGLTFIAYGVNLAILTVAGLREESPPLLTLEGPYVDPLPQALVLTAIVIGFGTTALLLTVALRAYQVAGHDDVAAFGDNLARNPDGPDGQHADPEHLSPDTPEADHGDVAELERLRGVMR encoded by the coding sequence ATGGAAACCCTTTTTGCTGTTCTGATCGGTCTGCTGGTGTCGGCCGGCGTCTTTCTGCTGCTGTCGCGCACGATCATTCGTGTGGTGCTGGGGCTGACCTTCATCGCCTACGGGGTCAATCTGGCGATCCTGACGGTGGCCGGGCTGCGCGAGGAGTCGCCGCCGCTGCTGACGCTGGAGGGACCGTACGTGGACCCGCTGCCGCAGGCGCTGGTGCTGACCGCCATCGTGATCGGCTTTGGCACCACGGCGCTGCTGCTGACGGTGGCGCTGCGGGCCTATCAGGTGGCCGGGCACGACGACGTGGCGGCCTTTGGGGACAATCTGGCCCGCAACCCCGACGGCCCCGACGGCCAGCACGCCGACCCCGAACACCTCAGCCCCGACACGCCGGAAGCGGACCACGGCGATGTGGCCGAGCTTGAGCGGCTGCGGGGGGTGATGCGGTGA